From the Manis javanica isolate MJ-LG chromosome 11, MJ_LKY, whole genome shotgun sequence genome, one window contains:
- the LIPT2 gene encoding octanoyl-[acyl-carrier-protein]:protein N-octanoyltransferase LIPT2, mitochondrial has protein sequence MRQPAVQLVWLNRMRYAELLALQERWLRQLQAKPGTAALSGTEAGALLLCEPAGPVYTAGLRGGLTPEEAARLRALGAEVRSTGRGGLATFHGPGQLLCHPVLDLRRLGLRLRTYVAALEACAVRLCELQGLHGTRARPSPYTGVWLGERKICAIGVRCGRHITSHGLALNCSTDLTWFEHIVPCGLVGTGVTSLSKELQRHITVEEIIPPFLEAFKETYKCTLISEDGAN, from the exons ATGAGACAGCCGGCGGTGCAGCTGGTATGGCTGAATCGGATGCGGTACGCCGAGCTACTGGCGCTGCAGGAGCGCTGGCTGCGGCAGCTGCAGGCCAAGCCAGGCACCGCGGCCCTATCCGGAACGGAGGCGGGGGCGCTCCTGCTCTGCGAGCCCGCGGGGCCCGTGTACACGGCCGGGCTGCGCGGCGGCCTGACGCCCGAGGAGGCTGCGCGGCTGCGGGCCCTAGGCGCCGAGGTGCGGTCCACAGGCCGCGGTGGCCTAGCTACCTTCCACGGCCCGGGCCAGCTGCTCTGCCACCCGGTGCTCGACCTGCGGCGCCTGGGCCTGCGCCTGCGCACCTACGTGGCGGCGCTGGAGGCGTGCGCGGTGCGCCTCTGCGAGCTCCAGGGCTTGCATGGCACCCGCGCGCGGCCCTCGCCCTACACCGGCGTCTGGCTCGGGGAGCGTAAGATCTGCGCGATCG GAGTCCGCTGTGGAAGGCACATCACGTCCCACGGTCTGGCTCTGAACTGTTCTACGGACCTCACGTGGTTTGAGCACATTGTGCCCTGTGGGCTGGTGGGAACAGGCGTCACTTCCCTGAGTAAGGAACTCCAAAGGCACATCACTGTGGAGGAAATAATACCACCTTTCCTTGAGGCCTTTAAGGAGACCTACAAGTGCACCCTTATCTCAGAGGATGGCGCCAACTGA